Below is a window of Oryza brachyantha chromosome 10, ObraRS2, whole genome shotgun sequence DNA.
atcAAATCTAGTATAgtagttgtttaaaaaacaaagttattGTGCGAGAACAagagaagataaaaaaaatataggagtaTTTTTTGGGAGAGATAGAAGCAGTGTTTGTATTGcttttcgagaaaaaaaatacttcaatTTGAGACAATTTGGTCGGTCGTGGTCCTCGTGGATCGGCTGCGCGCGGTCAAGCATCGTACCACGCGTTGGCTGGCTGTACGTTGGATTGGATGGGACCTAGGAGTAGTGGAGTTTGTCCGTGCAAAAGTACTACTAGACCCAGCCGCCAGCGCCGTGTCGCGTAGCGTGCCCGGAACTACTGCTCCCTCCCTCGCAAGAATcccttcattttttatttaaataattatccaAAATAGATCTCTTTGGAGAATAAAgggaacatctaaatatattttttctcttttctttcttttaatatggatgacatccaaataTAGAAGATAAGATAAATGTTATGCTAAAACTCAACTTTTAGTCTTTATCCACTATTTATAGAATGAAATAATGGGATACCAGATCTGCTGGGATGTTTTAATAAGATTacctttatattttcaaaatgaaATTACTTTGTCTGTAAAATGTATTTCCACCGTCTCAAAacaatcttatttttcattcctCACACATATgccaatacaaaataaaaataatagcatATCATCTATGTTACCACATCGCAATACAattattctctattttatttatttttaatatatttattttttgtttttacgatgattatatacaaataaacttatttttagaaaagcctagaataaataaaaaaataatcttatttggGAATTGGGAATGGACTCCATTATTGTAAGGTGGGTGCCAGCAACGCGATAGATGGTATAGCCGTATATGTGCAGGATTAAAAATGGGCTTGATCTTGTATGGCCTGTCTGCAATATGGCCAGAAGCTAATCAGCCCAATGGAGGAAAAGGCCCAGATAAGAATTGGCCCATTACGAAGTTGATGGGCCAAACTTACCAGCAGTTAGTGGCATGAGTTCAGAAGATTTTGATCGCATGTTCGTCAAGTATACGAAGATGATCAAATTTGCTTTTCGTTTGGAACTCTTCCAGTGTTGGGCTGTAAAGGCAAGTGCATTGTGCGAGTGACACAAGTACTTGGAAGATGGCTGTAACATAGTACATAAACTTACGAATTACGAAACATttgtggaaaataaactacaaagaaaaaatattaaaatatactctaaatttaaagttaaaatttaaaatttggcttataattaaGCATAAAAGGAAAAGCAAAAGGACGAGGGTAGACTAGTCTTAGAGTTGTTTGTCACACATTCTCTGCATGATGAACTTCCAAGTTCCAAGTGGTGCCAACTGAGAGCATGTGTCGAAGTATTTTGCAAATCCTAAATCCACACAATGaactgttttttaaaataaaatctcaaCCATAGGGAGATATGAACATGATTTAAAATGTTTGGATATAACACTCGGCATGCTGTGATAGCTTTTAATCCTGAAAAAAATCTGCAGTTTTTTCTCGTTTACATCTTATAAAAATGGTActatataaaataagaaatatcaaACTCAAAcgacaaaaacaaattaaaatatcaaaGAGCTGGGGAGAGGAGAtatcaccctcatcttttcttttcgcttccgcttatacatataaacaaattttaaatttttaatcttaaatttggacttgattctagaatttttttaccgaagtttatttttccatcatttgcttttatatcgctaagaatacatgtataaaaattttattcataaattatttttcattttcaaattatcatttatttttttatgaaaaagctaGCAAATCACCCCTGTATCTTTGGCCGAACTAATCAAATTCATGACATGATGACAGTTGGTTTTACAGGTGCAATTTAACCGCTCAATAACTGCAGAGGTGAAAAATGTtaaactgacatgtgggccacaCATCCACTAACCGTGCCATTTCCGTTACATGGCCACTCGTCcactcactctctctctctctcttcccaaAATGCCCAATTCCCTCttgatcctcctcctcgtcgccggcgccggcgccggcgacgccgtctcCGGCGAAGGTGGGGCCACGCCGGACCCGTGCGCCGGCCGACGGATCCACATCCGGCGCCTCCCCCCGCAGTTCAACGCGCACCTCCTCCGCCACTGCGACGCCGCCTTccctctcgccgacccgtccacGCCGGCCACCTCGTCCCCGCCCTGCGAGTCGCTCGTCAACCACGGCCTCGGCCCGCGCACCCACGCCAGCAGCCGCTCCTGGTACCGCACCGACACGCGCCTCCTCGAGGTCTTCTtccaccgccgcgtcgccgagcGGGACTGCATCGTCGGTGAccccgccctcgccgacgcggtGTTCGTCCCGTACTACGCGGGCCTCGACTCGCTGCCGTACGTGCTCGACCCGGCCCTCCTCGACTCCTCCGCGCAGCACGGCGCGGCGCTGGCCGAGTTCCTGGCGCGGGACCGGCCGCAGATCCTggcgcgccgccgtggccatGACCATTTCTTGGTGCTCTCCGGGTCGGCGTGGGATTACTCGCAGCAGCCGCACACGGAGCCGAGGCTGTGGGGCACCACGTCGCTGCTCCGGCTGCCGGCGTTCGACAACTTCACGTTCTTGACGCTGGAGTCCCGCGCGTGGCCGTGGCAGGAGCACGCGATCCCGCACCCGACGTCGTTCCACCCGGCGTCGCTGCCGCGGCTGCGCGCGTGGCTGGCCCGCGCGCGCCGgtcacgccgcgccgcgctgatgctcttcgccggcggcgtgtcGCGCCCGTCCAAACCCAACATCCGTGGCTCCATCCTCGCCGAGTGCGCGAACCGGACCGAGGCGTGCATCGTCGTGGACTGCTCCGGCGGCAAGTGCTCGCACGACCCCATCCGGTACATGCGGCCGATGCTGCACGCCAAGTTCTGCCTCCAGCCGCCGGGGGACACGCCGACGCGGCGGTCGACGTTCGACGCCATCCTCGCCGGCTGCGTGCCCGTGTTCTTCGAGGacgccgcggcgaggcggcagTACGGCTGGCACCTGCCACCGGAGCGGTACGACGAGTTCTCGGTGCACATACCCAAGGAGTCGGTGGTGTTCGGCGGCGTCAAGATCGCCGAGACGCTCGCGGCGGTGAACGAATCCGAGGTGAGGAGGATGCGGGAGCGCGCGCTGGAGATGGCGCCAAGGGTGCTCTACCGGCGGCACGGGAGCACCGCGGAGCTGAGCGAGACGACCAAGGAcgccgtcgacctcgccgTGGACGGCGCGCTCCGCAGGATACGGAAGCGGGTGCGCGCGCTGGAGGACGACCAGCCGGATAGGATATGCTCGCTGGAGGAcgacgccgtcgcgtcgtAGGAATCATCAGGAAAGCCACGATCTTTTTGAACTCTGGGAAATCAAGAAACGATTTTGATGGCATCTCCAGTTTGGATTTCAGCACGTGTGCTAAGCAGCTCACTTTGATCCAATCATCCTTCACACTTGGGTGGATGTACATTGGCTCTGTTGGAtatccattttcttttctctggTGCTCCTCCTGTTGGTTTGTGATGGTTCAATGCAAATTGCTGCTATAATGAAAGGATAAACCTTAATATCTGTATGCATTAGTGAAGTGATTACATTAAATTATGCAGCATCAGAATAACTTCGACCCCTTGATGAATATGGTTATAGGGAGAATATGGTTCACATGGGGTTGCACTAATGCACTATGTATTTCAGTATAAGATTTAAAAGGAAACAGAATGGGCATGATCAGCACCAGTGGTCTAGTGGTAGAATAGTACCCTGCCACGGTACAGACCCGGGTTCGATTCCCGGCTGGTGCAATTAACTTATGTTTTGCCATTTACAGCCTATAAAGCTGAAAGGGTAAATTCCAAATCATCCTCTTGCTTTGCTTCAGATTATTACATTACACTATACAAGCCTCAAATGATTTGCCTATAAACCgaaatgataaatttgttttgcttCAGGCTATTACAGTCTACTAGCCTTAAATGATCCAATAATTCACAAGTAAACCAGCGAGCGTCTTATAAAACTGAAATGATAAATTCATGCACAGAATTATTCTCTTGTTTTGTTTCAGATTATTACAGTGTACAAGCCCCAAATGGTCCAATAATTCACAAGTAAACCAGCGAGCATATGTACCCATTCCAGACTTGAGGTTTTTGGGTGTACAGAATTATCCTCTGTATATTTACTGCATTGCAAATTGCAATCATGGACATTGCATAAATGTCAAGATGAGAatcaaaagatatattttacaagtattttttgaaatattctTTTGCTTCTGCCACTAGATGATCATCGTCCCACTCATCTCGGTAACTCTCTGGACGAGCTGCCTTGTTCTTTGAATTTGCAGCATACATCATCTTCCTCCATTGTTCAATTGGTGGAAGACCACATTGCTCCGCAAGCCAATCATCATACTCGAACTGGAAGCAAAAACATTCTTATCAAGGGAACATAAACGAATCTaccgaaaaaaaattactgatTACCTTTCATCAAATACTAAATAAACTTAGACAACTAACACTCAAGACATCCGTAAGCTACCTGATAGTCCGCAAAGTTGTGGGCGTATCTCTTAGGCCATCCATACACTTTCAGTTTCGAGTGCAAGGATTTTGCATCTTCCATCATTTCATCTCTCGAAGGAAGCTTGATCCGTCCTGATAGCACACCGGCAACCCATTTGCTTTGGAGTTCAAACAGTGGGAAAGGAATGACCTGCAAGAAGCAGGGAGGGGCATGCTTACATCCTAGATCATCACAAGATCAAGACAGCTTACAAGtgcattcaaatttcaaagtGAATGGCAGCATTTTTTGCACATATATTGACCTTCCACGGCAATCCAATGAAGGACATGTGAGGCGCCACTTCTGGTGGGAAAACATGCTTGTATAGTGGACCAACACAGTTGTCATCAACAGTGATGGCGCTATCATCCCCAAGGAATGGAAAATCATACAAGTAGCTAGTCGACAAGCAAATGCAGCGAACACATTGTTAGCTTGAACCAAAGTAGCAAAAATGCAATTTTGTGCAAGAAGCCAAGAAACTGGCTGCAGGGATAATGCAAGTCTATATACCCAGTACAGTGCATAATGACATCGGCTTTGATTGAGCTGCCATCCTGAAACACCACACTGCCATCTTCTTCTGCACGGTCAATCTGCAGCATGGAAATTAGTTTTGTAGTTGAACTAAATGTGGCAGCCCTTTCGGTTGATAAAGCTACCATAGTATCTATCACTCACCATGAGGAAATGGCGTTTACCATTGAATGGAGCCACATATTATCATATCCAGGCTGCTTTTTGCAAGTGAATGCAGGTGCTGATCTATCAGCAACATGAACCTCTTTCGCAACGCCTGCAATATCCCTTGAAATGTCTACGGCACTTGCAGATGCCCCGATTATGATCACTACCTGCCAAGTAAAAACATTAACCAAGATGCCATTTAAGCACAAATGCATGATCGGAGGAAAGTTGCTCCGATATAGACCCTTACTTGATCATGGAATGGCTCTGGAACGCGGTAATTGTGGCTATGCATCTGTTTCCCAGGCCAAGCATCCACCCCTGACAGTGTTACAAAATACAGATTTGAAGTCGATCTCTATCCATTATTATCGTTTTGCTtttaataagcataagcaaagcCACTTAtttactattaaaaaataatttgtgggtaaaatttttatacaagtgTTCTTACAGATCTAAAAGCAAtagctttaaaaaaatactatgaaaaaaatcctccaaaatcaacttcatacttaagtttcaaaattcaaattctggcTTACAAAGCGTAAACGTAAGCGAGAGATGGGGGGGCTTAAACTCTTGAGTTCAGTTTGAAGTTTAATTAACATTCGTCGATTTGATGATCATCATGCAGTTATATATTGACTACAGTATAGTAACAAATCATCtaattatttgaatttgaatatgTGATGTCCATGATGAGAAGTTGAAGTTGACAAGACTGCGGCGCTGAGGAGATCACCAGGTATATGGGCGAGGCGAGGCTCCGTGTAATGGCCATTGCAAACCACGACGGCATCGtacacctcctcctcgtcacGCTTCCCCTTCTCCCCGAGCTTCCTGGAAGTCACCGCCcacctccctccgccgccgccgccgtccctccGAACCCTAACCACCTCCGTCTCGAACCGGATGAGGCCGTACAGATCGAACCGCCGCGCGAACGCCTCGAGGTACCGGAGCACCTCCTCGTGGCCGGGGAACCTGCGcgggtcgccggcgccgtcgacccCCGCATCCTCGGCGAAGGGGAAGTCGAGGAACCCCATCGACTCGCGCGGCAGGTTGGTGCGCAGCGACGCGTAGAGGCTGGagtgggcggcgccggcgccgagcggGTCGACGGCCACGGCCGCAGCAGCCcccggggcgggggcggcgtcgTAGAGCCACGTGcccccgacggcggcggcgcgctcgaAGACGACCGGCGCGTGGCCCTcccgccgcagctcccgcgccgccgccagcccggcggcgccggccccgacgacggcgaggcggagcgaGGGAGACGGCatgggcggcggggcggcggcgaaggcgagaGACGTGGGCGATTTCGTCTTGGTTTGGTGCGTGCGATTTGGAGGGAAGCGGGCCGAGCTGAGCTGCTTTTTTGTCGGTTTGTGCTTTCGTGGACAGAGCTTCCTGTGGGCTTGTGGTGGTTCTGctttctgcttctgcttctgctgctaTTTGTGGCCTGTCGATGGCTGCGATTCTGTGTGATTTGGTGGCTGCTGGATTGAAGAGGGTGACAGCTGCTGTCACTTAGACCATGTTGAGTTTTCACAAATTTTTGATTTCATCAGTCATGTCGAATCtttaatatttgatatatatatatatatatattattaaatatagttaaaaataattaattatatagtttaaaagaaatttatgagacaaaccttttgagcctaattagtctatgattagttaTAACTGCCATAGTAACTTACATATGTTGTTAACGATAGATtagttagatttaaaaatcCATGTTGTGATTTCTTGACAtcctatataattagttttttagctagtcaccaaaataatttttgacgTCCACTCAAAACAcgtaatgtaaaattttcattgaactaaacaagccttTACTCCTTTTGTTCTTATAAAAAAGGAATTTCATTcctaaaagttgttttttctcAACAGAGTTGTGCTATactcttatgtttttttagtttttatcgGCCTTTTATCCATATGATTTTTGAACAgttaaacaatgtattttttaagaaaatattattatttagaagtttattatctcattttttgaaaataattttttgacattataataattatttttattaacatatCCTTCGATAGTTATagtaaaaatcagaaaaatctAGTAAATCTTTATCTTCGTGTTGACCAAAGAAGGTAGCCTATGTAGGCTGCTTGTATAGTTGGGATCCTGAAGTCTTTGATCAGCTTTGACTCATTTTCAGTTATGAACCTCtgctttctcttctctttatCAAGACTTTCAGACAAATGTATAAAAACTTCGAAAGGACTTAGCTTTCCAACGCGTGCTTAAAATAAGAGAATATAAATAACTATTGTGTGGCTACAATTATCAAAGGACCTCTACGGTTCCGCGCAACAAACTTAAAAAGATCGGAACAAACGACGGAAATCTTTCGTTTcactttttgaaaaagaaaaaggcaaaaacATAAAGTAATTTAAGAGTAcatcttttatatacgtattcgcATGAAAtaccacaaaataaaatttaaattatgttttaaaattcaatttctaGCTTATATATAGATGCAACTATAAAATGATACTGGAGCCAAACTATTTATAGTGAcggggataaaaaaaaaagttaagccTATGGAGTCATCTATTTGTTTtctaagaaaaaaccaaacggcaTACGacgaacgaaaaataatttgaataaaacttttttgtatgtgtttttagcaatcaaaaaataaaaagctgaaaataaaactatgataaagttttttttaaaattaactctatatttaaaattaaaattttaaatgttgatattttttctgtgGGGTTTGTACGATAAAACTTCAGTCTGAATAAGTGTAATCGCCCATGACCATGAGAGTGAAAAATCAGGGCCTGCACTGAGGTCGGCATGAGAGTGAAATCGCGGAGGCTCGCACGTGCCCGGGTGGATGTCACACACCTGTTGGTGATAGACAAGCGGGCCATGTGTGTAGCTCCATTATGTGCTGTCCTGTTCAACACACATGTGAAATGGTCCTGTTAAGGTATAAGCAGTGCTGTCTACCTGCAGCTTAAATCTCATCTAAAAAATGCAGCTCCGTCTCGTTTTCGTACGTACCGATGTCAATCCTCCATTAGTACTATTATCATAATATTGGTTCAGCCAAAAGAGGCTCCCTTTTGTGATTCTTGTGATCATGTTTTTTCACCCATTTACATGATGTGGTCTAAGAACCGAACCCTAGTATTTTTATCAAACCCTAATTTATTGCCATTAAATCAAATGATCTTCTTTGCACACCCATATCTAGAAATCAGTACATCTTGATCTACCGTGGAGAAccgtttatttattttcaacatCAATAGTTCATTTTGTACACAaagtagtatttattttgtactgTATGGTTCTCCAATCTCTAATAAAACAGaacaaagacaaaaaaaaacatcaatcaACAGACGAGAAATATGGCTGGAAatcaagatatttttgttacaaaaaAGGTTTGTGCTTTGGGTGGGTAATCACAGTTGCAAGCCACAGAATTGCCGGGAGACAAAATGTGGCTTAGGGGTTTGTTTCTATggactaaactttagcctctagtcacatcgaatatttggatacttattataaatatataataataaacgtagtttataaataaaactcatacttaatcttggactaattcacgagacgaatctaatgagcctaattaatctatgattagtctatgtgatactacaataaacattggttaattatgaattaattaggctaaaaaattcgtctcgcggattagctcttatttgtaaaattagttttttaattaatctatatttaatacttattcaaaatgatataaggctaaaaagtttagcatcttccaaacaaccccttaagCCGGCCAATAAAAgcggctcctcctcccccaagACAGCGAATGACCAAGATAccctcctccttcccttcctcctcatctTCTGCTGTCTCTCGTCTCCCCGCACCCTCTCTCTACTCCGCCCTCCCCCCGATCTGCACCGCGTGCCGGAGCccctccgcgcgcgcggcgccggcggggaggccCGCAGTGACGGCGGGGACGGCCTCTTGTCCTTCCTGACCACGCTCTAGCCTTCTTGCAGCTGCGGGCCGGCGCGCACGGGCCGGAAGAGGGGTTCTTGGGGGACCGAACTCCATCCCGCCTCGGTTCGGATCGAATTGAAGGTATTGCTCATTCGTGGTTACTCCTTTGTGCGAGTGGATGATGCGTAGGTTGGGAGAAATCCGTATCGGAAAGTTGGGATTGATTTCTCCAATTAATCCATCCAGTCTCTTctggatttattattattagtagtagtattaatattattatcttAAAAAGTTTCTTTTGGATTGATTTGATGCGTGCTGTAGTACTTACTAATAGTAGCTTCTGTTTAGGGGCaacggaaaaaaaagaaattttttgggGGTTCAGCTGAACAAGCCCCCATGCATCACGTTAGGTCCGGCACCGGCAGTCCAGATGCTTCCAGTAATTCCAATAAGCGCAAGAGGGGTTCCTGCTTCGTGGAGCAGAATATGGATGATAGGAATTCGATCCGGATAAAGCCCGATGTCAGCGATACACGGGATAAATGCGGCCATCGTTATGTGATTGATCTGGAGAAGCCGGCGACATCGGATGATGATGTGGAGTTTGTTTCTTATGCCGGCTTTGGCAACCGGTCTCAGGGATGCTATGTTTCAGCGGAGAACTGCTCAACTGCAGAATCCAGCCAGCTCTGTATGGAGCGGAATGCTTCCCGTGTAAGCCCTGGTGAGTTATATAGTGTTCCTTCTCCTCCTGTGTatagttagttagttagtaAATTTAGTGTCTCGTGTACCTCCTCAAAATTACAtcaatttgcttgtataattcATAGTGGAAATATACTGCCTGGGTACTACAGAAATGAGTTTGTTAGTTACACCTATCCAATCTTGCTATTCTAATACAGCCTACTTACTTTATATGACTGTCCACAGGTATTGGATGTATGCGCTTGTCACTTATggtttgataaaaatataatcgaAACGATCTCACGGCATGTATATTAATGCTTCCTTGACAAAGCTGGCGCTACTATTATATTGGTGTTCATTATTATCATGAAAATACTTGGTGTAAACTGCTATAAATTGATGGTGCATTTGCTAGATATCGGTAGAATTAGTGATCTCTGCCTGGTATTATGgcttctcattttttttactttttgagGGAAAGAAGAGCTTTACATACTACATAGCAATGTTAGGAATGCAATGCTCAAGCCTCAAGTATATGGTTAACAAATACCACAGCCTGATTATGCCAAACAGCACAACAGACTATTATGTTAACAATCTGATCAAGTTCATGAGCTACCCTATTCCGCTCTCTTTCCACTTTGTGCATCAACAGCATCACCTCTTGCAGAATTAAATTCCCTCGGCCAGTCATCTTGCCTAGTATTCAACACTGTTACACACTTGCAACAATCTTGTGATTTGTACAACAAAAGAATCTAAAATATGCATGtgtgaaaattaattttttgctaAACTATGCTGATATGTGCATCACACAAAAAAGACAAGTACTGCATCTTTTGTGATATAACATCCTCTGTTTCTGCAGAGCACAatgatcttttttctctctaaaaTTCTTTACAGTTATACATATCCAAACATATTGAGCATCTATGTTTTTTCAATAATATTGAGAGCATATTAATTGGTGTTTATAAAGTGTCACCTACATGTAGAACTTTCCTGGTTGTTTGAAATTCACAATTATGCTAGCCATAATTGGTGCATATGAACTTGAGTTCATAAAGTtgcagttgtttttttttaaaaaatcacaagtaTGCATCCGTGCCCTTTTTAGCTCTTAATAGTTTGTAAAGTTCATTTCTTTTCTAAGTAAGTTGTGTTGCATTTCAGGTCCACTGGACCTTTAGTAATTTGCAAATTGGCTTATTATAAACCAAGAACTGGGATGAGATATTCTTTGAAGCAATTATTCAGGAGACTCACTGTTAAACTATTAACAAAAGAGGGGTAAATTACAAGAAACCAAAACATGGTTTTACAGTTTGAAAAAAGAGAACAGACTTTGATGTTTCCAAGATGATTTACAGAGAGGCGTTCTCTGTTCTAGACTTCTAGTACCCCTGAATGCATCTATCTCCTAACTAAATTTTCACAACTTATACATGGGGAGAGGATGCTCTCTTCAGCATAATTGATTAGTTGGACCTTCAGTGCCACTAATCTTTGCAAATTTGAGATGGCATAAGTGACATGTGGTTGTTGGAAACAATTtagcttgttttattcttctcGTGGTGTCTGCTGTATGAACTT
It encodes the following:
- the LOC102704453 gene encoding flavin-containing monooxygenase FMO GS-OX-like 4; translation: MPSPSLRLAVVGAGAAGLAAARELRREGHAPVVFERAAAVGGTWLYDAAPAPGAAAAVAVDPLGAGAAHSSLYASLRTNLPRESMGFLDFPFAEDAGVDGAGDPRRFPGHEEVLRYLEAFARRFDLYGLIRFETEVVRVRRDGGGGGGRWAVTSRKLGEKGKRDEEEVYDAVVVCNGHYTEPRLAHIPGVDAWPGKQMHSHNYRVPEPFHDQVVIIIGASASAVDISRDIAGVAKEVHVADRSAPAFTCKKQPGYDNMWLHSMIDRAEEDGSVVFQDGSSIKADVIMHCTGYLYDFPFLGDDSAITVDDNCVGPLYKHVFPPEVAPHMSFIGLPWKVIPFPLFELQSKWVAGVLSGRIKLPSRDEMMEDAKSLHSKLKVYGWPKRYAHNFADYQFEYDDWLAEQCGLPPIEQWRKMMYAANSKNKAARPESYRDEWDDDHLVAEAKEYFKKYL
- the LOC121055570 gene encoding probable xyloglucan galactosyltransferase GT19, giving the protein MATRPLTLSLSLPKMPNSLLILLLVAGAGAGDAVSGEGGATPDPCAGRRIHIRRLPPQFNAHLLRHCDAAFPLADPSTPATSSPPCESLVNHGLGPRTHASSRSWYRTDTRLLEVFFHRRVAERDCIVGDPALADAVFVPYYAGLDSLPYVLDPALLDSSAQHGAALAEFLARDRPQILARRRGHDHFLVLSGSAWDYSQQPHTEPRLWGTTSLLRLPAFDNFTFLTLESRAWPWQEHAIPHPTSFHPASLPRLRAWLARARRSRRAALMLFAGGVSRPSKPNIRGSILAECANRTEACIVVDCSGGKCSHDPIRYMRPMLHAKFCLQPPGDTPTRRSTFDAILAGCVPVFFEDAAARRQYGWHLPPERYDEFSVHIPKESVVFGGVKIAETLAAVNESEVRRMRERALEMAPRVLYRRHGSTAELSETTKDAVDLAVDGALRRIRKRVRALEDDQPDRICSLEDDAVAS